CCTCGGCGTCCCACACCACCACGTGCGGGGCTTGCGACCACGGCCACGCCAGGGCCTCGTCGGGGCCGGCCACCACCCCGGCCACCTCGATCTGGCCGGGCGCGTCCAGCGCTCGCCTCAGATAGGCGCGCCCGAACGGCGAGGCGCTCACCAGCAGGACCCGGATGGGTCGGGCCGCCCGGCGGGAAGCGGCGGGCATCGCTAGAGCTCGCGAGCCTCTCTTCCGAGGGTCGTCACCACGACCCGCCCGGTGTCGGCGAAGAGCCGCATCGTCCGGCCCCGGCTGCCTCCGACGTCGTGGGCCACCACCGGGATGCCCAGGGCCCGTAGGGCCGCGCGGACGGCCTCCACGTTGCGCCGGCCCACCTCGAGCGTGGCGTGGTCGCCTCGCAAGAAGAGCTGCGCCCCGCCGGCCAGCTTGGCCTGGAGGCGAGCGGTCCGGGCGCCCGCCGCCGCCATGGCCTCCACCAGCGCCGGGACACCGGTGTCGGCGTAGCGGGCCGGTGCATCGGCCACCAGGCGTCCGTTTTGACTCGACGGCAGGAAGATGTGGGCCAGGCCGGCCACCCGGCTCACCGGGTCGTACAGCGCGACGCCGACGCACGAGCCGAGCCCGATCGCGGCCAGGACGCCCCGTCCCTTGAGCACGTGCAGCTGCCCGATGCGGACGGTCACCAGGGTCGCCTGGTCGGGGCTCGCACGGATCACGATGGCTCCTCGCCCGCCATGCCCAGGGCCTGGATCAGGCGGCTCAGGTGACCCTCGGCGGGCACGAAGAGCAGTTGCCCCTCGACCGCCGCCCCCTCGCCCTGCAGGTGGGTGCGGATGGCCAGCACCCCGGCGTCGCTCCACCCGACCTCGGCCAAGATGGAGCTCAGCACGGCCTCCAGCATGTCGGCGGCCACCGATGGCACCGACGGGATGGCTGCCAGCCCCGTCAGCTCGCCCAGCGCGTTGAGGTAGCTGGTGATGACGACGTTGCCCAGCTCCATGAGGGCCGACGCCTCCAGGTCCGAGACCGTCCGCTCGCCCAGGGGAGTGGAGCCTGAGGCGAGGGGGCCGGAGCCGTCCGCACCCCAGGCGCCCAGCATCTCCTGCAGGATGGCCTGGGCCGACGACTCCGCCAGCAGGAGCACGGCATGGCCCTCGACGCCGCCCGTCACCTGGACGTAAGCGGCCACCACCGGCAGGTGGGGCTCGCCGACCCAGGCCACCACCTCGGGGACGGCCAGGATGGCCACCGCCGGCGCGGTCATCCGCACGAGACGGTCGCCCAGCATCTGGGAGAGCGCCGTGGTCGCGTTGCCCGCCCCGATGTTGCCCAGCTCCCGCAGGGCGTCTCGATGGCGCTCGCTGAGATGGAAGGGCGTGAGGACCTACCCCCCCACCTTCTGGATGGCCTCCAGCACCCGCTGGGGCTGGAACGGCTTGACGAGGAAGTCCTTCGCGCCGGCGTTGAGGGCCTCGATCACCATGGGCTTCTGCCCCATCGCGCTGCAGACGATGATGCGGGCCTGAGGGTCGACCTTCATGATCTCCCGGATGGCCGTGATGCCGTCCATCTTGGGCATGGTGATGTCCATGGTGACGATGTCGGGCCTCAGCTCCTTGTACTTCTCGATGGCATCCAGCCCGTCCTCGGCCTCGCCCACCACCTCGTAGCCGTTGCTCTCCAGGACCTTGCGCAGCGTCATGCGCATGAAGGCCGTGTCGTCGGTGATCAGGATCCGCTTGGCGCCCACGCTGACAAGGATCCTCCCTCCGTCACCGTGACCCCGTCAGACCAGCCACGACGGGTCCAGGATCAGGGCGATGCGCCCGCTGCCGAGAATGGCCGCGCCGGCCACCCCGGGCACCTTGAGGTAGCTCGTGAGGGTGCGGATGACCAGGTCCTGCAGTCCGACCACCCGGTCGACGGCGATGGCCGCCTGCCGCCGCCCCGTGGCGATCACCACCGCCAGGCTGTCGGCGCGGGC
This genomic interval from Limnochorda sp. LNt contains the following:
- a CDS encoding response regulator, yielding MGAKRILITDDTAFMRMTLRKVLESNGYEVVGEAEDGLDAIEKYKELRPDIVTMDITMPKMDGITAIREIMKVDPQARIIVCSAMGQKPMVIEALNAGAKDFLVKPFQPQRVLEAIQKVGG
- a CDS encoding chemotaxis protein CheC, with the translated sequence MRELGNIGAGNATTALSQMLGDRLVRMTAPAVAILAVPEVVAWVGEPHLPVVAAYVQVTGGVEGHAVLLLAESSAQAILQEMLGAWGADGSGPLASGSTPLGERTVSDLEASALMELGNVVITSYLNALGELTGLAAIPSVPSVAADMLEAVLSSILAEVGWSDAGVLAIRTHLQGEGAAVEGQLLFVPAEGHLSRLIQALGMAGEEPS
- a CDS encoding chemotaxis protein CheD is translated as MIRASPDQATLVTVRIGQLHVLKGRGVLAAIGLGSCVGVALYDPVSRVAGLAHIFLPSSQNGRLVADAPARYADTGVPALVEAMAAAGARTARLQAKLAGGAQLFLRGDHATLEVGRRNVEAVRAALRALGIPVVAHDVGGSRGRTMRLFADTGRVVVTTLGREAREL